The window CAGATGCTCGGCAAGGATCTCGCGGTCGTCCTCGGCCAAGGCCTTCGGCGTGCCCCGTTTGATGAACTGGTGCAGGTAGGCGGCGTTCCGCCCCATGGCGAGCGAAGCGGTTCGCAGGTTCGAGCCGTTCGCAGCCAGTAGCTGGAGCAGCCGTCTGCGCACTGGATCCAGTGCCTTGTCGTTCTCTCGCTGCGTCATGGTGTGGGAGTCTACCTGCATTTCCTGCCCGGTACAACCCACGACCCCGGTGCGGCGGCACACCGGCCGATTCGCCGCCGATTCGGGGGCACGGGGGCGCGATTGGCGACGGCAGCCAACGGGTTGACCCCACCGCTGGAACGCTCAGGAACGCTCTGGAATGTCGGGTTTTTCCTACCAGTTGACCCCCTTGCGAACAGCGTTTCAACGTTTGTGGCATGAAGACGCTGGAAGGGCACTTCAGGTCGCGCTTGGACGCGTTCATCGAGAGCACGGGCATGCCCCTGTCCACGCTCGGCCGCAGGGCGATCGGCGACCCGAACCTGATGCGCGAGATCGCGAGGGGCCGCTCGCCGACGCTGCGGACGGCCGACCGGATTCTGGCGTACACGACCACCTACGAGCGGGAGCGGCATCGCGCGCGGTATCCGCCGCGGCGGCGGTCTCGGAGGCGAAAACCGCGAGCGAACCGAACGAGGAGATCTGGAACGATGACCGAAAGCCCGAAGGACCCGCGCACTACTTCGCCCGTGCGCTTGCTGCGCCGGCCGGAGGTCGAGGCTCGCACCGGCCTGTCGCGGAGCTCGATCTACGCGCGGATGGCGGAGGGGACCTTCCCCCGCCCGGTCCGGCTGGGCAAGTACGGCGTGGCCTGGATCGAGGCGGAGATCGACGAGTGGGTCCGCAACCGGATCTCGGCGGGCAGGACGGCGGAGAGACCGTCGTCCACGAACCAACAAGGAAAGGACGAAGAACGATGAGAACGTTGCTGACAACGATGCGGGCAGCCGCGTGGGCCGTGCTGCTCATGCTGACGCCCGGCGCGCTCCACGCGCAGGGCACGAGCCCGTGGGTGGACGCGGTGAACGAGCTACAGACGCAGTTCACGGGACCGATCGCGCGCGGTCTGTCGCTGATCGCGATCGTGGTGGGCGGG of the Candidatus Palauibacter soopunensis genome contains:
- a CDS encoding TrbC/VirB2 family protein, encoding MRTLLTTMRAAAWAVLLMLTPGALHAQGTSPWVDAVNELQTQFTGPIARGLSLIAIVVGGLMFAFGEGGSKRTLAGIIFGIGMAVGAVNFLGWLF
- a CDS encoding AlpA family transcriptional regulator, translated to MTESPKDPRTTSPVRLLRRPEVEARTGLSRSSIYARMAEGTFPRPVRLGKYGVAWIEAEIDEWVRNRISAGRTAERPSSTNQQGKDEER